One genomic window of Chloroflexota bacterium includes the following:
- the rfbB gene encoding dTDP-glucose 4,6-dehydratase yields MRNYLITGGAGFIGSNFVRYLLDRYEDIRVVVLDKLTYAGNLDNLLDVQDDPRYHFVRGDICDKEIVERVIQEHDIDTIVNFAAETHVDRSIMDPDAFIQTDVYGTYVLLEAARRFQLERYHQISTDEVYGDVPPGHSSLETDPVAPRSPYAASKASADLMVLAYHTTYGLPITITRGANNIGPYQYPEKVVPLFATNAIDDLPLPVYGDGRQMRDYQYVLDHCEAIDIVLQRGKIGEIYNVGTGQEMENLKMVEILLDELGKPRSLIQHVEDRPGHDRRYSLNVDKLKSLGWQPRHTHEEAIRKTVRWYVENEWWWRKIKSGEFQEYYRRQYGQRRVIRANS; encoded by the coding sequence ATGCGTAACTACCTGATCACCGGCGGGGCCGGATTCATCGGCTCCAATTTCGTGCGCTACCTGCTGGACCGATACGAGGATATCCGGGTGGTCGTGCTGGACAAGCTGACCTACGCGGGTAACCTGGACAACCTGTTGGACGTTCAGGACGATCCCCGGTATCACTTCGTGCGCGGCGACATCTGCGACAAAGAGATCGTGGAGCGCGTGATCCAGGAGCATGACATCGACACGATCGTCAACTTCGCGGCGGAGACCCACGTCGACCGATCCATCATGGATCCCGACGCGTTCATTCAGACGGATGTGTACGGCACCTACGTGCTCCTGGAGGCCGCGCGACGATTCCAGCTGGAGCGATACCATCAGATCAGCACCGACGAGGTGTACGGAGATGTGCCCCCCGGACACTCCTCCCTGGAGACGGACCCGGTCGCGCCCCGGAGTCCCTATGCCGCCAGCAAGGCCAGCGCCGATCTAATGGTGCTCGCCTACCACACCACCTACGGATTGCCCATCACCATCACCCGCGGCGCCAACAACATCGGCCCATACCAGTACCCGGAGAAGGTCGTCCCCCTGTTCGCGACCAACGCCATCGACGACCTGCCGCTTCCCGTCTACGGCGACGGCCGGCAGATGCGAGACTACCAATATGTGCTGGACCACTGTGAGGCCATCGACATCGTGCTGCAACGGGGGAAGATCGGCGAGATCTACAACGTGGGCACGGGGCAGGAGATGGAAAACCTCAAGATGGTCGAGATCCTGCTCGACGAGCTGGGGAAGCCGCGCAGCCTGATCCAGCACGTGGAGGACCGCCCGGGCCACGACCGCCGGTACTCCCTGAACGTGGACAAATTGAAGAGCCTCGGATGGCAACCGCGGCACACCCACGAGGAGGCCATCCGAAAGACGGTACGCTGGTATGTGGAAAACGAGTGGTGGTGGCGAAAGATCAAGAGCGGTGAATTCCAGGAGTATTACCGGCGGCAATACGGACAGCGCCGCGTGATCCGGGCGAACTCATAG
- a CDS encoding glucose-1-phosphate thymidylyltransferase, with protein MKGLILSGGKGSRLYPITYTNAKQLVPVANKPVLFRVIEAIRDAGIVDIGVVIGDTGPQIREAVGDGSRWGVKITYIQQEAPLGLAHAVKISRDFLGDERFVMFLGDNVIQGGISSLIRQFAESDWNCQIVLTEVEEPQHYGVAELDSEGRIIRLVEKPKNPKSNLALVGIYMFDHHVFEAVENIRPSWRGELEITDAIQWLVDAGYRVYPYIHRGWWIDTGKPIDMLEANNRVLEELEPRNEGTISPDSEVNGRVVIERGAQIINSVIRGPAIIGEETRVVNAYIGPYTSIYHHCVIERCEIEHCIVLENSRIIDVPTRIEDSLIGRNVEITRSRMKPRAYKMTLGDNSKVGLL; from the coding sequence ATGAAAGGACTGATCCTCAGCGGTGGGAAGGGCTCCCGACTCTACCCCATCACGTACACCAATGCCAAACAGCTGGTGCCGGTGGCCAACAAGCCGGTGCTGTTCCGGGTCATCGAGGCCATCCGCGACGCAGGCATCGTGGACATCGGCGTCGTGATCGGGGACACGGGGCCGCAGATCCGGGAGGCCGTCGGGGATGGATCGCGCTGGGGTGTGAAGATCACCTACATCCAGCAGGAGGCACCGCTGGGGCTGGCCCACGCGGTCAAGATCAGCCGGGACTTCCTGGGCGATGAGCGGTTCGTCATGTTCCTGGGAGACAACGTGATCCAGGGGGGCATCAGCTCCCTGATCCGCCAATTCGCGGAGAGCGATTGGAATTGCCAGATCGTGCTCACGGAGGTGGAGGAGCCACAACACTACGGCGTGGCGGAGCTGGACAGCGAGGGACGCATCATACGCCTGGTGGAGAAGCCCAAGAACCCCAAATCGAACCTGGCGCTGGTGGGCATCTACATGTTCGACCACCACGTATTCGAGGCGGTGGAGAACATCCGTCCCTCCTGGCGAGGCGAGCTGGAGATCACGGACGCCATCCAGTGGCTGGTGGACGCGGGATATCGCGTGTACCCCTACATTCACCGGGGGTGGTGGATCGACACGGGGAAGCCCATCGACATGCTGGAGGCCAACAACCGGGTCCTGGAGGAGCTGGAGCCGCGCAACGAGGGCACCATCTCGCCGGATTCCGAGGTGAACGGCCGGGTGGTCATCGAGCGGGGCGCCCAGATCATCAACAGCGTGATTCGCGGCCCGGCCATCATCGGCGAGGAGACCCGCGTGGTGAACGCGTACATCGGCCCCTACACATCCATCTACCACCACTGCGTAATCGAGCGTTGCGAGATCGAGCATTGCATCGTCTTAGAGAATAGCCGCATCATCGACGTCCCGACCCGCATTGAGGACAGCCTGATCGGTCGGAACGTGGAGATCACCCGCTCGCGCATGAAGCCGCGGGCGTACAAAATGACACTGGGGGATAACAGCAAGGTAGGATTGCTGTAG
- a CDS encoding CpsD/CapB family tyrosine-protein kinase gives MALNLITITEPRSPVAEAYRSLRTNLEFSSLDHPLRTLLITSPGPDEGKSTTLANLAVTTAQTGRRVIIADCDLRRPRQHEIFSLSNGVGLTTMVRDESALAQPPLQETEVPGLWVLPSGPLPPNPAELLASQRMNQVIERLAGEADLVLFDAPPVIAVTDAAVLASKLDGVLLVINAGSTKRQFAQRAKEVLDRVNARLIGAVLNNVMLDKTLHTYYT, from the coding sequence ATGGCTTTGAATCTGATCACGATCACGGAACCGCGTTCGCCCGTTGCGGAGGCATACCGCAGCCTGCGCACGAACCTGGAGTTCTCCAGCCTGGACCACCCGCTGCGCACCCTGTTGATCACCTCCCCCGGTCCGGACGAGGGGAAATCGACGACGCTGGCCAACTTGGCCGTCACGACCGCCCAGACCGGCCGGCGGGTGATCATCGCCGACTGCGACCTGCGCCGCCCCCGCCAGCACGAGATCTTCTCCCTCTCCAACGGGGTGGGGCTGACGACCATGGTGCGGGACGAGAGCGCCCTGGCACAGCCGCCCCTGCAAGAGACGGAGGTGCCGGGGCTGTGGGTGCTGCCCAGCGGGCCGCTCCCGCCGAATCCGGCGGAGCTGTTGGCCTCCCAACGCATGAATCAGGTCATCGAGCGGCTGGCGGGAGAGGCGGACCTGGTGCTGTTCGACGCCCCGCCGGTGATCGCCGTGACGGACGCCGCCGTGCTGGCCAGCAAGCTGGATGGCGTGCTGCTGGTCATCAACGCCGGCTCGACAAAGCGACAGTTCGCCCAGCGCGCCAAGGAGGTCCTGGATCGGGTGAACGCCCGGCTGATCGGCGCCGTCCTGAACAACGTGATGCTGGACAAGACGCTGCACACGTACTACACCTGA
- a CDS encoding glycosyltransferase family 4 protein, with product MKIAIVHDWLNQFGGAEQVLEALKELFPEAPVYTSIYDPGSMPATYQSWDIRTSFMQRLPGVTRHHQWYLMLYPLAFESFDLSEYELVISNKSGFCHGVITAPEALHVCYCLTPTRFVWMYEAYRQREELGQWTNAILRLLIPWLRLWDQVAANRVDRFVSISRTIRQRVRKFYRRESEIIYPPVDTERFRPSGQPAGDYFFIVSRLVPYKRIDIAVEAFTQLGLPLWIAGDGRDRPALERRAGPNVHFLGRVSDEELVSLLQGCRAFIFPGLEDFGIAPLEAMACGRPVIAYAGGGALDTVIEGETGLFFREQTAEALAQAVQRFDPADFDPARCRARAEQFSRAEFQRQLQAYIQTALKQHQTL from the coding sequence TTGAAGATCGCCATTGTCCACGACTGGCTCAATCAGTTCGGTGGGGCGGAACAAGTGTTGGAGGCGCTGAAGGAACTATTCCCGGAGGCGCCCGTCTACACCAGCATCTACGATCCGGGCTCCATGCCCGCCACCTATCAGTCGTGGGACATTCGCACATCGTTCATGCAGCGCCTCCCCGGGGTCACCCGGCATCACCAATGGTACCTGATGCTGTACCCCCTGGCATTCGAGTCGTTCGATCTCTCGGAGTACGAGCTGGTCATCAGCAACAAAAGCGGCTTCTGTCACGGGGTGATCACGGCGCCGGAAGCGTTGCATGTGTGCTACTGCCTGACGCCTACCCGCTTCGTCTGGATGTACGAGGCTTATCGGCAACGTGAGGAGCTTGGCCAGTGGACGAATGCGATCCTGCGGCTGTTGATCCCCTGGTTACGACTCTGGGATCAGGTGGCCGCCAATCGGGTCGATCGGTTCGTCTCCATTTCCCGGACGATCCGGCAGCGCGTTCGCAAGTTCTACAGACGAGAGAGTGAGATCATCTATCCGCCGGTGGACACGGAACGATTTCGCCCTTCCGGTCAACCCGCCGGCGATTACTTTTTCATCGTCTCCCGCCTGGTCCCCTACAAGCGGATCGACATCGCCGTGGAGGCCTTCACGCAGTTGGGGTTGCCCCTGTGGATCGCCGGGGACGGGCGGGATCGACCGGCTCTGGAACGGCGCGCGGGCCCGAACGTGCACTTTCTGGGACGCGTGAGCGATGAGGAGCTGGTCTCGTTGTTACAGGGATGCCGGGCCTTCATCTTCCCGGGGCTGGAGGACTTTGGCATCGCGCCGCTGGAGGCGATGGCCTGTGGCCGGCCGGTGATCGCCTACGCCGGGGGCGGGGCGCTCGACACGGTGATCGAGGGGGAGACCGGGCTGTTCTTCCGTGAGCAGACGGCGGAAGCGCTGGCGCAGGCGGTCCAGCGGTTCGACCCGGCCGACTTCGATCCCGCCCGCTGTCGGGCCCGGGCGGAGCAGTTCAGCCGGGCGGAGTTCCAGAGACAGCTCCAGGCGTACATCCAGACGGCATTGAAGCAGCATCAAACCCTTTGA
- a CDS encoding MFS transporter: MAAQSQSGFGPVLANRPFRALWTAQALAQTAQNGINFMQMVLIEHMTGSSTHLGLMILAFTLPGILVSPIAGVVVDHIPKKWVLIASNALRVILTLGYFLVLGRWEGWSLLLAVYAIAFVASTVGQFFSPAEAATIPLLVGRHNLVAANALFNLTLAGSQVVGLIILGPLIVKAVGIRGGFIVIAVMYVLATLSVAQIPRDRVRSHSAEEEGVGAGWERLRANLKEGWAFVLRERTVAVAMSHLTVIATLIMILAMLTPGFAARVLGMAPEDAVLVFAPAGVGMLLATGALGRWGYRLRKDVLGHLALLAAGLSFAGLGILSRSFLIHRAQMGTTAGLGLLSAVIGLSFLLGMSMSAANILAQTIVQEETPAPLRGRVFAVQYMLNNLVGIPPMLTIAGLADWLGIPPVLIGVACAVLLATGISAYVRYGRPNAEWLRPPIRLGSEPEPTSQSRQDHAP; the protein is encoded by the coding sequence ATGGCGGCCCAATCCCAAAGCGGCTTCGGCCCGGTCCTCGCCAACCGCCCCTTCCGTGCCCTGTGGACCGCTCAGGCGCTGGCGCAGACAGCCCAGAACGGGATCAATTTCATGCAGATGGTGCTGATCGAGCACATGACGGGCTCCAGCACCCATCTGGGCCTGATGATCCTCGCGTTCACCCTGCCCGGGATCCTGGTGAGTCCCATCGCCGGCGTGGTGGTGGACCACATCCCCAAGAAGTGGGTGCTCATCGCCTCCAACGCGCTCCGCGTGATCCTGACCCTGGGATACTTCCTCGTGCTGGGACGCTGGGAGGGATGGTCGCTGCTCCTGGCGGTCTATGCCATCGCCTTCGTCGCCTCCACCGTGGGGCAATTCTTCAGCCCGGCCGAGGCGGCGACGATCCCCCTGCTGGTCGGCAGGCACAACCTGGTCGCGGCGAACGCCCTGTTCAACCTGACCCTGGCCGGCTCCCAGGTCGTCGGGCTGATCATCCTGGGGCCGCTGATCGTGAAGGCGGTGGGCATACGGGGAGGCTTCATCGTCATCGCGGTGATGTACGTGCTGGCGACGCTCTCCGTCGCCCAGATCCCCAGGGACCGTGTGCGCTCCCATTCCGCCGAGGAAGAGGGGGTAGGGGCCGGATGGGAGCGGCTGCGCGCCAACCTGAAAGAGGGATGGGCGTTCGTCCTGCGCGAGCGGACCGTGGCGGTCGCCATGTCGCATCTGACGGTCATCGCCACCCTGATCATGATCCTGGCGATGCTGACGCCCGGCTTTGCGGCTCGCGTGCTGGGCATGGCGCCGGAGGACGCCGTGCTGGTCTTCGCCCCGGCCGGGGTAGGCATGCTGCTAGCCACCGGCGCCCTGGGGCGATGGGGGTATCGGCTGCGAAAGGATGTGCTGGGGCATCTGGCGCTGCTGGCCGCCGGGCTCTCCTTCGCCGGCCTGGGCATCCTGAGCCGCTCATTCCTGATCCACCGGGCGCAAATGGGCACCACCGCCGGCCTGGGGTTGCTCTCCGCCGTCATCGGGCTGAGCTTCCTGCTGGGGATGAGCATGTCCGCGGCCAATATCCTGGCCCAGACGATCGTGCAGGAGGAGACGCCCGCCCCACTGCGCGGGCGGGTGTTCGCCGTGCAGTACATGCTGAACAACCTAGTCGGCATCCCTCCCATGCTGACCATCGCCGGGTTAGCGGACTGGCTGGGGATCCCGCCCGTCCTCATCGGCGTGGCCTGCGCCGTCCTCCTGGCGACCGGGATCAGCGCCTACGTCCGGTACGGGCGCCCCAACGCGGAGTGGTTGCGCCCGCCCATCCGCCTCGGCTCCGAGCCGGAGCCCACCTCCCAATCCCGACAGGATCACGCCCCCTGA
- a CDS encoding DUF951 domain-containing protein, translating to MTLDIHIGDIVRMRKPHPCGSYEWEVVRLGADIGIRCCQCGRRVLLPRSRFQRRMKTLVRRGGATSEGSADPAASADRS from the coding sequence ATGACGCTTGATATTCACATCGGCGACATCGTTCGCATGCGCAAGCCGCACCCATGCGGCAGCTATGAGTGGGAAGTGGTACGCCTGGGCGCCGACATCGGCATCCGATGTTGCCAATGCGGGCGTCGTGTCCTCCTGCCCCGCAGCCGATTCCAACGCCGCATGAAGACGTTGGTAAGGCGCGGCGGTGCGACGTCGGAGGGGTCCGCTGATCCGGCCGCCTCCGCCGACCGGTCGTGA
- a CDS encoding ArsB/NhaD family transporter, whose translation MNQTLIAGVIFFFTYALIVSERVPRTLAALLGGLAMIWLGVVEQHEAFQAIDFNVIFLLTGMMIIANVLRETGVFQWIAVHAVIIGQGSPFRILVILSFITAVSSAILDNVTVVILVGPITLFIASNLGVSPLPYLIAEILASNIGGAATLIGDPPNILIGSAAGIDFATFLWHMGPISILTFIAFLGLAWVLFHRQLRPEAGRVTGLKEVDTSTLITQPQLLRRSLIVLTGTIIGFLVHGVLHLEPATIALTGATILLIWTRQDLHHTMAEVEWPTLFFFVGLFIAVEGVVAVGLIDAIAEAALRIIGNDLRLAAISILWLSAFASAIIDNIPYTATMIPFIESMGRAMPIGPLWWALAMGADLGGNATLVGASANVVIASLAERSGHPISFRDFLRYGIPTTVMAMLISTLYLWVRYL comes from the coding sequence ATGAACCAGACGCTGATCGCCGGAGTGATCTTCTTCTTCACCTACGCGTTGATCGTCAGCGAGCGCGTGCCGCGCACGTTGGCCGCCCTGCTGGGCGGCCTGGCCATGATCTGGCTGGGGGTCGTGGAGCAACACGAGGCCTTCCAGGCCATCGATTTCAATGTGATCTTCCTCCTGACCGGCATGATGATCATCGCCAACGTGCTGCGCGAGACCGGCGTGTTCCAATGGATCGCCGTGCACGCGGTGATCATCGGACAGGGCAGCCCCTTCCGCATCCTGGTGATCCTGTCCTTCATCACCGCCGTGAGCTCCGCCATCCTGGACAACGTCACCGTGGTCATCCTCGTGGGCCCCATCACGCTCTTCATCGCCTCCAACCTCGGCGTCAGTCCGCTGCCCTATCTCATCGCGGAGATCCTGGCCTCCAACATCGGCGGGGCGGCCACGCTCATCGGCGACCCCCCGAATATCCTGATCGGCAGCGCGGCGGGGATCGACTTCGCCACCTTCCTGTGGCACATGGGGCCGATCTCGATCCTGACCTTCATCGCCTTCCTCGGCCTGGCGTGGGTCCTGTTCCACCGCCAGCTGAGACCGGAAGCCGGGCGCGTCACCGGCTTGAAGGAGGTGGATACCAGCACCCTGATCACCCAGCCCCAGCTCCTGCGACGCTCCCTGATCGTCCTGACGGGCACGATCATCGGGTTCCTGGTACACGGGGTATTGCACCTGGAGCCCGCCACGATCGCCCTGACCGGCGCCACCATCCTGCTCATCTGGACGCGGCAGGACCTCCATCACACCATGGCCGAGGTGGAGTGGCCGACGTTGTTCTTCTTCGTCGGCCTGTTCATCGCCGTCGAAGGGGTGGTGGCGGTTGGGCTCATCGACGCGATCGCCGAGGCCGCGCTGCGGATCATCGGCAACGACCTCCGCCTGGCGGCCATCTCGATTCTGTGGCTATCGGCCTTCGCGTCCGCCATCATCGACAACATCCCGTACACGGCCACGATGATCCCCTTTATCGAGAGCATGGGGCGAGCCATGCCCATCGGGCCGTTGTGGTGGGCGCTGGCGATGGGGGCGGATCTGGGCGGCAATGCCACGCTGGTGGGCGCTTCCGCCAACGTCGTGATCGCCAGCCTGGCCGAGCGCAGCGGCCATCCCATCAGCTTCCGTGATTTCCTGCGCTACGGGATCCCCACCACGGTGATGGCCATGCTCATCTCCACCCTGTATCTCTGGGTCCGCTACCTGTGA
- a CDS encoding CBS domain-containing protein encodes MSSHLLIVILSHLEQVPQLMQAWEKAGVPGVTIVDSVGGFRARRWLERSGLPLPAALRGLFQAEEVRGRILLAAIDDETILEHAVAEAKQVTGGFDQPHGGLLLVLPVSLSLGVRKQPPAPPSEQPPMLAPTGPRTITRRTPISAVLKLPPVIVHEDDTLEEAARAMIQQPSVHCACVVNDENRLVGVLPLSTIAQDVFLHIIPEEFLSHVTDWDSVADFAQRSQVRQVKAAMLPPVWVKLDDTVEDAFRKMHELGVQGLQGLPVVDDDYHVVGYINLLGLLDVWLSASEGQPEGEPKESAGQEQQE; translated from the coding sequence ATGTCATCCCATCTGCTGATCGTGATCCTGAGCCACCTGGAGCAGGTGCCGCAACTCATGCAGGCGTGGGAGAAAGCGGGTGTGCCCGGCGTGACCATCGTGGACAGCGTCGGCGGATTCCGGGCCCGCCGTTGGCTGGAGCGAAGCGGCCTGCCCTTGCCCGCGGCGCTGCGCGGCCTGTTTCAGGCGGAGGAAGTGCGCGGCCGCATCCTGCTGGCGGCCATCGACGATGAGACCATCCTGGAGCACGCGGTCGCGGAGGCGAAGCAGGTGACGGGCGGGTTCGATCAGCCCCACGGCGGCCTGCTGCTGGTGCTGCCGGTCTCCCTTTCCCTGGGGGTGCGCAAGCAGCCTCCTGCGCCGCCCTCCGAACAGCCCCCCATGTTGGCCCCTACAGGGCCGCGCACGATCACCCGTCGCACGCCCATCTCGGCCGTCCTGAAGCTGCCTCCCGTGATCGTGCACGAGGACGACACGCTGGAGGAGGCCGCGCGGGCGATGATCCAGCAACCCAGCGTCCACTGCGCCTGCGTGGTGAATGACGAAAACCGGCTGGTGGGCGTCCTCCCCCTCTCCACCATCGCGCAGGACGTGTTCCTGCACATCATACCGGAGGAGTTCCTCTCCCACGTCACCGACTGGGACAGCGTCGCCGATTTCGCCCAGCGGAGTCAGGTGCGCCAGGTCAAGGCCGCCATGCTACCCCCCGTCTGGGTCAAGCTGGATGACACCGTGGAGGATGCGTTCCGCAAGATGCACGAGCTGGGCGTCCAGGGCCTCCAGGGATTGCCCGTCGTCGACGATGATTACCACGTCGTGGGCTATATCAACCTGCTGGGGCTCCTGGACGTATGGCTCTCGGCCTCGGAGGGCCAGCCGGAGGGTGAGCCCAAAGAGAGCGCAGGACAGGAGCAGCAGGAGTAG
- a CDS encoding universal stress protein yields MVEHETGQEGHTSSAPEGFQDRKRPVIVCATRGGEASYPAQDRAIELAKERNARLIFLYVVDVDFVGDTAAPIVVDVGREVRGMGNFLLLMAQERAQAQGVESEVVVREGKVRDVIPQFVREVGADLLILGRPQAGAAKQVFDQQGVTPFAQEVEKSTGVKVLIV; encoded by the coding sequence ATGGTTGAACACGAAACCGGCCAGGAGGGCCATACCTCCTCGGCCCCTGAGGGCTTCCAGGACCGCAAGCGGCCCGTGATCGTCTGCGCGACACGCGGCGGCGAGGCGAGCTATCCGGCCCAGGATCGAGCCATCGAATTGGCGAAGGAGCGGAACGCTCGCCTGATCTTCCTCTACGTGGTGGACGTGGACTTCGTGGGCGACACGGCCGCCCCCATCGTGGTGGACGTGGGACGCGAGGTGAGGGGGATGGGGAACTTCCTCCTGCTGATGGCGCAGGAACGCGCCCAGGCTCAGGGGGTGGAGTCCGAAGTGGTCGTCCGGGAGGGGAAGGTCCGCGACGTGATCCCCCAGTTCGTTCGGGAGGTAGGAGCAGACCTTCTGATATTGGGGCGGCCCCAGGCCGGAGCCGCCAAGCAGGTGTTCGACCAGCAGGGGGTCACCCCCTTTGCTCAGGAGGTGGAGAAGTCCACCGGGGTGAAGGTTCTGATCGTATAA
- a CDS encoding ArsB/NhaD family transporter, with protein MPRVRPLILALALFWGLWSMAGAAGQIQEDPPPAQGPSVGQDVLLIVLGRTVNTQQLAVPEAEISLFISGDRQSLLSPSGDPVPAIISEPDGLFRLVVRLPASMAEEIASGQRPVAIEINAHSFRETRLGVPARLLTRSNDHLYADVGEVVLPRVFPPAFFVTLLVFTLTFVAISFRLLHETLAAMAGATALLAVTYLIGKFFPAWYILSFERAMEHIDFDVIFLVLGLMIFVAITGRTGVFQWMAYSAYRMSRGNAWALSAILILITAFTSAFLNNVTIMLLVAPVTVEIALMMGINPLALLIPETLASNIGGTATLIGDPPNTLIGSYAHLSFASFLTNLGPIVVLLTLVFVGIAWFLYREDYRQGHTGRSGTLETHLAEAAQISDRTLLRKAGIMAVITLALFFLGDLLKMPPAVAAMVGAVGLMMWARPSVHDMVQEVDWTTLLFFMSLFILVGALEDVGAIQVIAEAIGNIAGDSLSMAMLLMLWVPALGSAVTENIPFTAAMLPVAGYLTQTVPGASNGVLYWALALGADLGGNATTIGAAANIVTAGIAERAGYPLSFKGFAKVGVPTTLVMLLLSTLYLLVRY; from the coding sequence ATGCCTCGCGTTCGACCTCTCATCCTGGCACTTGCACTGTTCTGGGGACTATGGAGCATGGCCGGGGCCGCCGGCCAGATCCAGGAGGATCCGCCGCCCGCGCAGGGGCCATCGGTAGGACAGGATGTGCTCCTGATCGTGCTCGGCAGGACCGTGAACACCCAGCAGCTAGCCGTCCCGGAAGCCGAGATCAGCCTCTTCATCAGCGGCGACCGTCAGTCCCTGCTCTCCCCCAGCGGGGACCCCGTACCGGCGATCATCTCGGAACCCGACGGGCTCTTCCGCCTGGTGGTCCGTCTGCCCGCGAGCATGGCCGAGGAGATCGCATCCGGCCAGCGGCCGGTGGCCATCGAGATCAACGCCCACTCCTTCCGTGAAACCCGGCTCGGCGTCCCCGCCCGGCTGCTCACGCGCAGCAACGATCACCTCTACGCGGACGTCGGCGAGGTGGTCCTGCCTCGCGTCTTCCCGCCGGCGTTCTTTGTAACGCTCCTGGTCTTCACCCTCACCTTCGTCGCCATCTCCTTCCGCCTGCTGCACGAGACGCTGGCGGCGATGGCCGGGGCCACCGCCCTACTGGCCGTGACCTATCTGATCGGGAAGTTCTTCCCGGCCTGGTACATCCTCAGCTTCGAGCGCGCCATGGAACACATCGACTTCGATGTGATCTTCCTGGTCCTGGGGCTCATGATCTTCGTGGCCATCACCGGGCGCACGGGCGTCTTCCAATGGATGGCCTACTCCGCCTATCGCATGAGCCGGGGGAACGCATGGGCGCTATCCGCCATCCTGATCCTCATCACGGCGTTCACCTCCGCCTTCCTCAACAACGTGACGATCATGCTCCTGGTCGCGCCCGTCACGGTGGAGATCGCCTTGATGATGGGGATCAACCCGCTGGCGCTCCTGATCCCGGAGACGCTGGCGTCGAACATCGGAGGGACGGCCACGCTGATCGGCGACCCGCCGAACACCCTGATCGGCTCCTATGCCCACCTGAGCTTCGCCTCCTTCCTGACCAATCTGGGGCCCATCGTCGTCCTGCTCACGCTGGTATTCGTCGGTATCGCCTGGTTCCTCTATCGAGAGGATTATCGACAGGGGCACACCGGCCGGTCGGGCACCCTGGAGACACACCTGGCGGAGGCGGCCCAAATCAGCGATCGGACGCTGTTGCGCAAGGCGGGGATCATGGCCGTCATCACCCTCGCCCTCTTCTTCCTGGGAGACCTGCTGAAGATGCCCCCGGCGGTGGCCGCGATGGTGGGCGCCGTTGGGCTGATGATGTGGGCTCGCCCCAGCGTCCATGACATGGTCCAGGAGGTGGACTGGACGACGTTGCTCTTCTTCATGTCGCTGTTCATCCTGGTGGGCGCCCTGGAGGACGTGGGTGCCATTCAGGTGATCGCGGAGGCGATCGGGAACATCGCCGGAGATAGCCTGTCCATGGCCATGCTCCTGATGCTGTGGGTGCCCGCCCTGGGATCCGCGGTGACGGAGAATATCCCCTTCACCGCCGCCATGCTGCCCGTGGCCGGATACCTGACGCAGACCGTGCCGGGGGCCTCGAACGGGGTGCTGTACTGGGCCCTGGCGCTGGGGGCGGACCTGGGCGGGAACGCCACAACGATCGGAGCGGCCGCCAACATCGTCACGGCCGGCATCGCCGAGCGGGCGGGCTACCCGCTGTCATTCAAGGGATTTGCGAAGGTCGGCGTCCCCACGACGCTGGTGATGCTGCTGCTCTCAACCCTCTATCTGTTGGTGCGATACTGA
- a CDS encoding HD domain-containing protein, with product MSRHDRVRAAVLEFARQHHFEEGHSLQDARLARKLFEGTRPLHGLDDAYADLLEYAAILHDIGYEYGYPKHHKHALRMILKGDIPGLSEREKKIVAHVARYHRGARPDPTKHRRFSKLPEEDQEIVRRLGAILRFADGLDRTHTFAVKDLHCRIEGNRLIVTLEPATGNETERWAGQKKARFFEEVFDIVVVLQ from the coding sequence ATGAGCAGGCATGATCGCGTACGGGCGGCGGTCCTGGAGTTCGCCCGCCAGCACCACTTCGAGGAGGGGCATTCACTGCAGGACGCCCGGCTGGCGCGCAAGCTGTTCGAGGGTACCCGCCCGCTACACGGGCTGGACGACGCGTACGCGGATCTTTTGGAATACGCGGCGATCCTCCACGACATCGGCTACGAATACGGCTATCCGAAGCACCACAAGCACGCGCTGCGCATGATCCTGAAGGGGGACATCCCCGGGCTGAGCGAGCGAGAGAAGAAGATCGTCGCCCATGTCGCCCGCTACCATCGGGGAGCGCGGCCGGACCCGACGAAACACCGCCGGTTCTCCAAACTGCCGGAGGAGGATCAGGAGATCGTCCGCCGGCTGGGCGCGATCCTGCGCTTCGCGGACGGATTGGATCGCACACACACGTTCGCGGTGAAGGATCTGCATTGTCGGATCGAGGGGAATCGATTGATCGTCACGCTGGAGCCCGCCACGGGCAACGAGACGGAGCGGTGGGCCGGCCAGAAAAAGGCGCGCTTCTTTGAAGAGGTATTTGACATCGTCGTCGTCTTGCAGTGA